The following are encoded in a window of Megachile rotundata isolate GNS110a chromosome 2, iyMegRotu1, whole genome shotgun sequence genomic DNA:
- the yki gene encoding transcriptional coactivator yki — MALNQDVDQLSKSNLVVRIDQNSESDLQALFDSVLKPDSKRPLQVPLRMRNLPDSFFNPPSTGSKSPSISHSRENSADSAFGTAAVAAVGGSGAPGGNATGATPATGAAGAATGGSGNSGGSGSNAAGAAAAAVAAAAAAGLTVAHPRAHSSPASLQQTYASAQQAPQHAPQPHARHHHHPKQRSYDVISTVDDLGPLPHGWEQARTPEGQIYFLNHLTRTTTWEDPRKTAAAANVAAVAAAVDNGKSTSAATNSLGPLPDGWEQARTPEGEIYFINHQTRTTSWFDPRIPTHLQRAPTSGAMLPQNWLQQQPTGGGIQSNQTLQACQQKLRLQSLQMERERLKQRQQEIMRQQELMLRQSTTDAAMDPFLSGINEQHVRQESADSGLGLGSAYSLPHTPEDFLANIDDNMDGTSDGGAPMETPDLSTLSDNIDSTDDLVPSLQLSEDFSSDILDDVQSLINPNTTKPENVLTWL, encoded by the exons ATGGCGCTGAACCAGGACGTGGACCAGTTGTCGAAGAGTAATCTCGTGGTAAGGATCGATCAAAACTCTGAATCGGATCTACAGGCGCTCTTCGACAGCGTCCTGAAGCCAGACTCGAAGCGTCCGCTGCAAGTaccactgcgcatgcgcaatctaCCAGATTCCTTCTTCAATCCACCGTCGACGGGTAGCAAGAGTCCCTCGATTTCGCATTCCCGGGAGAATTCGGCGGATTCGGCGTTCGGTACAGCGGCCGTCGCAGCGGTCGGCGGCAGTGGTGCACCCGGTGGAAACGCGACCGGTGCCACACCGGCTACCGGGGCAGCAGGTGCAGCTACCGGTGGAAGTGGAAACAGCGGTGGTAGCGGATCGAACGCCGCAGGTGCGGCTGCGGCTGCTGTCGCGGCCGCGGCCGCGGCTGGCCTCACCGTTGCTCATCCTCGCGCCCACAGCAGCCCGGCCTCTCTTCAGCAAACCTACGCCTCGGCTCAGCAGGCGCCTCAGCACGCGCCCCAGCCGCACGCGCGTCACCACCATCACCCTAAGCAACGCAGCTACGACGTCATCAGTACGGTCGACGACCTGGGTCCCCTGCCACATGGATGGGAACAGGCGCGCACCCCCGAGGGACAAATCTACTTCCTCAA CCACCTGACGCGAACTACGACATGGGAGGATCCACGAAAAACAGCGGCAGCGGCAAACGTGGCGGCCGTGGCCGCAGCCGTCGACAACGGGAAATCCACGAGCGCCGCTACAAATTCCCTAGGCCCGTTGCCCGATGGTTGGGAACAGGCGCGTACTCCCGAAGGAGAGATCTACTTCATTAATCATCAGACGCGTACCACCTCGTGGTTCGATCCTAGAATCC CAACGCATCTGCAAAGGGCCCCGACTTCTGGTGCTATGTTACCTCAGAATTGGCTGCAACAGCAACCCACAGGTGGTGGTATTCAGAGTAATCAAACGTTGCAAGCGTGTCAACAGAAACTTCGTCTTCAGTCGTTACAGATGGAACGTGAACGTCTCAAACAACGGCAACAGGAAATTATGCGTCAA CAAGAATTGATGCTTCGACAGAGTACCACCGATGCCGCCATGGATCCATTCTTATCAGGAATCAATGAGCAACACGTGCGTCAAGAAAGCGCAGACAGTGGCCTGGGACTTGGTTCAGCTTATTCTCTTCCTCACACTCCGGAAGATTTCCTCGCGAATATCGACGACAACATGGATGGTACAAGTG ATGGAGGTGCACCAATGGAGACACCAGATCTCTCAACTTTGAGCGACAATATCGATTCCACCGACGATCTTGTCCCATCGTTACAG TTGAGCGAGGATTTCAGTAGCGACATTTTGGACGACGTGCAATCGCTGATAAACCCTAACACGACAAAACCTGAAAACGTGCTGACGTGGCTGTAG
- the hpo gene encoding serine/threonine-protein kinase hippo isoform X1, giving the protein MSSKSELKKLSEESLTRQPEEVFDIICKLGEGSYGSVYKALHKESGQVLAIKQVPVDTDLQEIIKEISIMQQCDSPYVVKYYGSYFKNTDLWIVMEYCGAGSVSDIMRLRKKTLQEDEIATILSDTLKGLEYLHLRRKIHRDIKAGNILLNNEGHAKLADFGVAGQLTDTMAKRNTVIGTPFWMAPEVIQEIGYDCVADIWSLGITALEMAEGKPPYGDIHPMRAIFMIPTKPPPSFREPDQWSSEFIDFVSGCLVKNPEERATATELLNHEFIGNAKQPSILSQMIAEAHEIREKQSAHRAHVINNVAIKNQNQTEDSVCIDEEDCSGTMKPLPEDTGTLVPTHDLPDTGTLVSAMLDLGTMVINSDTDTEATMKRHNTGSVESGKKYRPLFLDHFDKKEAPEIGKGNGQILGAHNQDNENKLELRSPTESQRFQSHLQLQLNQISHPVQEQPHNNISKFQNVFTERDFDFINNHILQLKFLSYEELQQRMANLDAEMEREIDELRRRYQTKRQPILDAMDTKRKRQQNF; this is encoded by the exons ATGTCTTCGAAGAG TGAATTAAAAAAGTTGTCAGAAGAAAGTTTAACGAGACAGCCTGAGGAAGTATTTGATATAATATGCAAGTTAGGAGAAGG ATCTTATGGATCAGTTTATAAAGCATTGCACAAAGAAAGTGGACAGGTACTTGCTATTAAACAAGTACCTGTGGACACAGATTTAcaagaaattataaaagaaatttctATCATGCAACAGTGTGATTCTCCATATGTTGTTAAATATTATGGAAGCTACTTTAAAAACACTGATTTATGG ATTGTAATGGAATATTGTGGGGCTGGAtctgttagcgatattatgagGTTAAGGAAAAAAACTCTCCAAGAGGATGAGATAGCAACAATCCTCAGTGATACTTTGAAAGGTTTAGAGTATCTTCATTTAAGAAGAAAAATACATAGAGATATTAAAGCAGGGAATATTCTGCTCAACAATGAAGGACACGCAAAATTGGCAGACTTTGGAGTAGCAGGACAGTTAACT GATACAATGGCAAAACGTAACACTGTCATAGGAACTCCATTTTGGATGGCTCCAGAAGTAATACAAGAAATTGGATACGATTGTGTTGCAGACATATGGTCCCTTGGTATAACTGCTTTAGAAATGGCAGAAGGCAAACCACCGTATGGTGACATACATCCAATGAGAGCAATATTTATGATACCAACTAAACCACCACCTAGCTTTAGGGAACCTGATCAGTGGAGTTCtgaatttattgattttgtCAGCGGGTGCCTTGTTAAAAATCCAGAAGAGAGAGCTACTGCAACTGAGCTTCTAAATCACGAATTTATAG GTAATGCCAAGCAACCAAGTATTCTCAGTCAAATGATTGCAGAAGCACATGAAATAAGGGAAAAACAAAGTGCACATCGTGCTCATGTTATCAATAATGttgcaataaaaaatcaaaaccaGACAGAGGATTCGGTTTGTATT GATGAGGAAGACTGTAGTGGAACGATGAAACCTCTACCAGAAGACACAGGAACATTAGTACCAACTCATGATCTTCCAGATACAGGAACACTTGTTTCTGCAATGTTGGATTTGGGAACAATGGTTATTAATAGTGATACAGATACTGAAGCGACTATGAAAC GGCATAATACAGGGTCAGTTGAATCCGGGAAAAAATATCGACCGTTATTTTTAGATCATTTTGACAAAAAGGAAGCACCAGAAATAGGGAAG GGTAATGGACAGATACTTGGAGCGCATAATCAAGATAATGAAAATAAGTTAGAATTGCGAAGCCCTACAGAATCTCAAAGGTTTCAGAGTCATTTACAGTTACAACTTAATCAGATTTCTCATCCGGTACAAGAACAGCCGCATAATAACATatccaagttccaaaatgtcTTCACAGAACGTGATTTCGATTTC ATAAACAACCATATCCTGCAGCTGAAGTTTCTCTCGTACGAGGAACTACAGCAACGAATGGCTAATTTGGATGCAGAAATGGAACGGGAAATTGACGAATTAAGAAGAAGGTACCAAACTAAGAGACAACCAATTCTTGATGCTATGGATACTAAGC
- the hpo gene encoding serine/threonine-protein kinase hippo isoform X2: MSSKSELKKLSEESLTRQPEEVFDIICKLGEGSYGSVYKALHKESGQVLAIKQVPVDTDLQEIIKEISIMQQCDSPYVVKYYGSYFKNTDLWIVMEYCGAGSVSDIMRLRKKTLQEDEIATILSDTLKGLEYLHLRRKIHRDIKAGNILLNNEGHAKLADFGVAGQLTDTMAKRNTVIGTPFWMAPEVIQEIGYDCVADIWSLGITALEMAEGKPPYGDIHPMRAIFMIPTKPPPSFREPDQWSSEFIDFVSGCLVKNPEERATATELLNHEFIGNAKQPSILSQMIAEAHEIREKQSAHRAHVINNVAIKNQNQTEDSDEEDCSGTMKPLPEDTGTLVPTHDLPDTGTLVSAMLDLGTMVINSDTDTEATMKRHNTGSVESGKKYRPLFLDHFDKKEAPEIGKGNGQILGAHNQDNENKLELRSPTESQRFQSHLQLQLNQISHPVQEQPHNNISKFQNVFTERDFDFINNHILQLKFLSYEELQQRMANLDAEMEREIDELRRRYQTKRQPILDAMDTKRKRQQNF, from the exons ATGTCTTCGAAGAG TGAATTAAAAAAGTTGTCAGAAGAAAGTTTAACGAGACAGCCTGAGGAAGTATTTGATATAATATGCAAGTTAGGAGAAGG ATCTTATGGATCAGTTTATAAAGCATTGCACAAAGAAAGTGGACAGGTACTTGCTATTAAACAAGTACCTGTGGACACAGATTTAcaagaaattataaaagaaatttctATCATGCAACAGTGTGATTCTCCATATGTTGTTAAATATTATGGAAGCTACTTTAAAAACACTGATTTATGG ATTGTAATGGAATATTGTGGGGCTGGAtctgttagcgatattatgagGTTAAGGAAAAAAACTCTCCAAGAGGATGAGATAGCAACAATCCTCAGTGATACTTTGAAAGGTTTAGAGTATCTTCATTTAAGAAGAAAAATACATAGAGATATTAAAGCAGGGAATATTCTGCTCAACAATGAAGGACACGCAAAATTGGCAGACTTTGGAGTAGCAGGACAGTTAACT GATACAATGGCAAAACGTAACACTGTCATAGGAACTCCATTTTGGATGGCTCCAGAAGTAATACAAGAAATTGGATACGATTGTGTTGCAGACATATGGTCCCTTGGTATAACTGCTTTAGAAATGGCAGAAGGCAAACCACCGTATGGTGACATACATCCAATGAGAGCAATATTTATGATACCAACTAAACCACCACCTAGCTTTAGGGAACCTGATCAGTGGAGTTCtgaatttattgattttgtCAGCGGGTGCCTTGTTAAAAATCCAGAAGAGAGAGCTACTGCAACTGAGCTTCTAAATCACGAATTTATAG GTAATGCCAAGCAACCAAGTATTCTCAGTCAAATGATTGCAGAAGCACATGAAATAAGGGAAAAACAAAGTGCACATCGTGCTCATGTTATCAATAATGttgcaataaaaaatcaaaaccaGACAGAGGATTCG GATGAGGAAGACTGTAGTGGAACGATGAAACCTCTACCAGAAGACACAGGAACATTAGTACCAACTCATGATCTTCCAGATACAGGAACACTTGTTTCTGCAATGTTGGATTTGGGAACAATGGTTATTAATAGTGATACAGATACTGAAGCGACTATGAAAC GGCATAATACAGGGTCAGTTGAATCCGGGAAAAAATATCGACCGTTATTTTTAGATCATTTTGACAAAAAGGAAGCACCAGAAATAGGGAAG GGTAATGGACAGATACTTGGAGCGCATAATCAAGATAATGAAAATAAGTTAGAATTGCGAAGCCCTACAGAATCTCAAAGGTTTCAGAGTCATTTACAGTTACAACTTAATCAGATTTCTCATCCGGTACAAGAACAGCCGCATAATAACATatccaagttccaaaatgtcTTCACAGAACGTGATTTCGATTTC ATAAACAACCATATCCTGCAGCTGAAGTTTCTCTCGTACGAGGAACTACAGCAACGAATGGCTAATTTGGATGCAGAAATGGAACGGGAAATTGACGAATTAAGAAGAAGGTACCAAACTAAGAGACAACCAATTCTTGATGCTATGGATACTAAGC
- the hpo gene encoding serine/threonine-protein kinase hippo isoform X5, with the protein MSSKSELKKLSEESLTRQPEEVFDIICKLGEGSYGSVYKALHKESGQVLAIKQVPVDTDLQEIIKEISIMQQCDSPYVVKYYGSYFKNTDLWIVMEYCGAGSVSDIMRLRKKTLQEDEIATILSDTLKGLEYLHLRRKIHRDIKAGNILLNNEGHAKLADFGVAGQLTDTMAKRNTVIGTPFWMAPEVIQEIGYDCVADIWSLGITALEMAEGKPPYGDIHPMRAIFMIPTKPPPSFREPDQWSSEFIDFVSGCLVKNPEERATATELLNHEFIGNAKQPSILSQMIAEAHEIREKQSAHRAHVINNVAIKNQNQTEDSVCIDEEDCSGTMKPLPEDTGTLVPTHDLPDTGTLVSAMLDLGTMVINSDTDTEATMKRHNTGSVESGKKYRPLFLDHFDKKEAPEIGKGNGQILGAHNQDNENKLELRSPTESQRFQSHLQLQLNQISHPVQEQPHNNISKFQNVFTERDFDFASLKNT; encoded by the exons ATGTCTTCGAAGAG TGAATTAAAAAAGTTGTCAGAAGAAAGTTTAACGAGACAGCCTGAGGAAGTATTTGATATAATATGCAAGTTAGGAGAAGG ATCTTATGGATCAGTTTATAAAGCATTGCACAAAGAAAGTGGACAGGTACTTGCTATTAAACAAGTACCTGTGGACACAGATTTAcaagaaattataaaagaaatttctATCATGCAACAGTGTGATTCTCCATATGTTGTTAAATATTATGGAAGCTACTTTAAAAACACTGATTTATGG ATTGTAATGGAATATTGTGGGGCTGGAtctgttagcgatattatgagGTTAAGGAAAAAAACTCTCCAAGAGGATGAGATAGCAACAATCCTCAGTGATACTTTGAAAGGTTTAGAGTATCTTCATTTAAGAAGAAAAATACATAGAGATATTAAAGCAGGGAATATTCTGCTCAACAATGAAGGACACGCAAAATTGGCAGACTTTGGAGTAGCAGGACAGTTAACT GATACAATGGCAAAACGTAACACTGTCATAGGAACTCCATTTTGGATGGCTCCAGAAGTAATACAAGAAATTGGATACGATTGTGTTGCAGACATATGGTCCCTTGGTATAACTGCTTTAGAAATGGCAGAAGGCAAACCACCGTATGGTGACATACATCCAATGAGAGCAATATTTATGATACCAACTAAACCACCACCTAGCTTTAGGGAACCTGATCAGTGGAGTTCtgaatttattgattttgtCAGCGGGTGCCTTGTTAAAAATCCAGAAGAGAGAGCTACTGCAACTGAGCTTCTAAATCACGAATTTATAG GTAATGCCAAGCAACCAAGTATTCTCAGTCAAATGATTGCAGAAGCACATGAAATAAGGGAAAAACAAAGTGCACATCGTGCTCATGTTATCAATAATGttgcaataaaaaatcaaaaccaGACAGAGGATTCGGTTTGTATT GATGAGGAAGACTGTAGTGGAACGATGAAACCTCTACCAGAAGACACAGGAACATTAGTACCAACTCATGATCTTCCAGATACAGGAACACTTGTTTCTGCAATGTTGGATTTGGGAACAATGGTTATTAATAGTGATACAGATACTGAAGCGACTATGAAAC GGCATAATACAGGGTCAGTTGAATCCGGGAAAAAATATCGACCGTTATTTTTAGATCATTTTGACAAAAAGGAAGCACCAGAAATAGGGAAG GGTAATGGACAGATACTTGGAGCGCATAATCAAGATAATGAAAATAAGTTAGAATTGCGAAGCCCTACAGAATCTCAAAGGTTTCAGAGTCATTTACAGTTACAACTTAATCAGATTTCTCATCCGGTACAAGAACAGCCGCATAATAACATatccaagttccaaaatgtcTTCACAGAACGTGATTTCGATTTC GCATCATTAAAAAACACTTGA
- the hpo gene encoding serine/threonine-protein kinase hippo isoform X3: MSSKSELKKLSEESLTRQPEEVFDIICKLGEGSYGSVYKALHKESGQVLAIKQVPVDTDLQEIIKEISIMQQCDSPYVVKYYGSYFKNTDLWIVMEYCGAGSVSDIMRLRKKTLQEDEIATILSDTLKGLEYLHLRRKIHRDIKAGNILLNNEGHAKLADFGVAGQLTDTMAKRNTVIGTPFWMAPEVIQEIGYDCVADIWSLGITALEMAEGKPPYGDIHPMRAIFMIPTKPPPSFREPDQWSSEFIDFVSGCLVKNPEERATATELLNHEFIGNAKQPSILSQMIAEAHEIREKQSAHRAHVINNVAIKNQNQTEDSVCIDEEDCSGTMKPLPEDTGTLVPTHDLPDTGTLVSAMLDLGTMVINSDTDTEATMKRHNTGSVESGKKYRPLFLDHFDKKEAPEIGKGNGQILGAHNQDNENKLELRSPTESQRFQSHLQLQLNQISHPVQEQPHNNISKFQNVFTERDFDFLKFLSYEELQQRMANLDAEMEREIDELRRRYQTKRQPILDAMDTKRKRQQNF, translated from the exons ATGTCTTCGAAGAG TGAATTAAAAAAGTTGTCAGAAGAAAGTTTAACGAGACAGCCTGAGGAAGTATTTGATATAATATGCAAGTTAGGAGAAGG ATCTTATGGATCAGTTTATAAAGCATTGCACAAAGAAAGTGGACAGGTACTTGCTATTAAACAAGTACCTGTGGACACAGATTTAcaagaaattataaaagaaatttctATCATGCAACAGTGTGATTCTCCATATGTTGTTAAATATTATGGAAGCTACTTTAAAAACACTGATTTATGG ATTGTAATGGAATATTGTGGGGCTGGAtctgttagcgatattatgagGTTAAGGAAAAAAACTCTCCAAGAGGATGAGATAGCAACAATCCTCAGTGATACTTTGAAAGGTTTAGAGTATCTTCATTTAAGAAGAAAAATACATAGAGATATTAAAGCAGGGAATATTCTGCTCAACAATGAAGGACACGCAAAATTGGCAGACTTTGGAGTAGCAGGACAGTTAACT GATACAATGGCAAAACGTAACACTGTCATAGGAACTCCATTTTGGATGGCTCCAGAAGTAATACAAGAAATTGGATACGATTGTGTTGCAGACATATGGTCCCTTGGTATAACTGCTTTAGAAATGGCAGAAGGCAAACCACCGTATGGTGACATACATCCAATGAGAGCAATATTTATGATACCAACTAAACCACCACCTAGCTTTAGGGAACCTGATCAGTGGAGTTCtgaatttattgattttgtCAGCGGGTGCCTTGTTAAAAATCCAGAAGAGAGAGCTACTGCAACTGAGCTTCTAAATCACGAATTTATAG GTAATGCCAAGCAACCAAGTATTCTCAGTCAAATGATTGCAGAAGCACATGAAATAAGGGAAAAACAAAGTGCACATCGTGCTCATGTTATCAATAATGttgcaataaaaaatcaaaaccaGACAGAGGATTCGGTTTGTATT GATGAGGAAGACTGTAGTGGAACGATGAAACCTCTACCAGAAGACACAGGAACATTAGTACCAACTCATGATCTTCCAGATACAGGAACACTTGTTTCTGCAATGTTGGATTTGGGAACAATGGTTATTAATAGTGATACAGATACTGAAGCGACTATGAAAC GGCATAATACAGGGTCAGTTGAATCCGGGAAAAAATATCGACCGTTATTTTTAGATCATTTTGACAAAAAGGAAGCACCAGAAATAGGGAAG GGTAATGGACAGATACTTGGAGCGCATAATCAAGATAATGAAAATAAGTTAGAATTGCGAAGCCCTACAGAATCTCAAAGGTTTCAGAGTCATTTACAGTTACAACTTAATCAGATTTCTCATCCGGTACAAGAACAGCCGCATAATAACATatccaagttccaaaatgtcTTCACAGAACGTGATTTCGATTTC CTGAAGTTTCTCTCGTACGAGGAACTACAGCAACGAATGGCTAATTTGGATGCAGAAATGGAACGGGAAATTGACGAATTAAGAAGAAGGTACCAAACTAAGAGACAACCAATTCTTGATGCTATGGATACTAAGC
- the hpo gene encoding serine/threonine-protein kinase hippo isoform X4, which translates to MSSKSELKKLSEESLTRQPEEVFDIICKLGEGSYGSVYKALHKESGQVLAIKQVPVDTDLQEIIKEISIMQQCDSPYVVKYYGSYFKNTDLWIVMEYCGAGSVSDIMRLRKKTLQEDEIATILSDTLKGLEYLHLRRKIHRDIKAGNILLNNEGHAKLADFGVAGQLTDTMAKRNTVIGTPFWMAPEVIQEIGYDCVADIWSLGITALEMAEGKPPYGDIHPMRAIFMIPTKPPPSFREPDQWSSEFIDFVSGCLVKNPEERATATELLNHEFIGNAKQPSILSQMIAEAHEIREKQSAHRAHVINNVAIKNQNQTEDSDEEDCSGTMKPLPEDTGTLVPTHDLPDTGTLVSAMLDLGTMVINSDTDTEATMKRHNTGSVESGKKYRPLFLDHFDKKEAPEIGKGNGQILGAHNQDNENKLELRSPTESQRFQSHLQLQLNQISHPVQEQPHNNISKFQNVFTERDFDFLKFLSYEELQQRMANLDAEMEREIDELRRRYQTKRQPILDAMDTKRKRQQNF; encoded by the exons ATGTCTTCGAAGAG TGAATTAAAAAAGTTGTCAGAAGAAAGTTTAACGAGACAGCCTGAGGAAGTATTTGATATAATATGCAAGTTAGGAGAAGG ATCTTATGGATCAGTTTATAAAGCATTGCACAAAGAAAGTGGACAGGTACTTGCTATTAAACAAGTACCTGTGGACACAGATTTAcaagaaattataaaagaaatttctATCATGCAACAGTGTGATTCTCCATATGTTGTTAAATATTATGGAAGCTACTTTAAAAACACTGATTTATGG ATTGTAATGGAATATTGTGGGGCTGGAtctgttagcgatattatgagGTTAAGGAAAAAAACTCTCCAAGAGGATGAGATAGCAACAATCCTCAGTGATACTTTGAAAGGTTTAGAGTATCTTCATTTAAGAAGAAAAATACATAGAGATATTAAAGCAGGGAATATTCTGCTCAACAATGAAGGACACGCAAAATTGGCAGACTTTGGAGTAGCAGGACAGTTAACT GATACAATGGCAAAACGTAACACTGTCATAGGAACTCCATTTTGGATGGCTCCAGAAGTAATACAAGAAATTGGATACGATTGTGTTGCAGACATATGGTCCCTTGGTATAACTGCTTTAGAAATGGCAGAAGGCAAACCACCGTATGGTGACATACATCCAATGAGAGCAATATTTATGATACCAACTAAACCACCACCTAGCTTTAGGGAACCTGATCAGTGGAGTTCtgaatttattgattttgtCAGCGGGTGCCTTGTTAAAAATCCAGAAGAGAGAGCTACTGCAACTGAGCTTCTAAATCACGAATTTATAG GTAATGCCAAGCAACCAAGTATTCTCAGTCAAATGATTGCAGAAGCACATGAAATAAGGGAAAAACAAAGTGCACATCGTGCTCATGTTATCAATAATGttgcaataaaaaatcaaaaccaGACAGAGGATTCG GATGAGGAAGACTGTAGTGGAACGATGAAACCTCTACCAGAAGACACAGGAACATTAGTACCAACTCATGATCTTCCAGATACAGGAACACTTGTTTCTGCAATGTTGGATTTGGGAACAATGGTTATTAATAGTGATACAGATACTGAAGCGACTATGAAAC GGCATAATACAGGGTCAGTTGAATCCGGGAAAAAATATCGACCGTTATTTTTAGATCATTTTGACAAAAAGGAAGCACCAGAAATAGGGAAG GGTAATGGACAGATACTTGGAGCGCATAATCAAGATAATGAAAATAAGTTAGAATTGCGAAGCCCTACAGAATCTCAAAGGTTTCAGAGTCATTTACAGTTACAACTTAATCAGATTTCTCATCCGGTACAAGAACAGCCGCATAATAACATatccaagttccaaaatgtcTTCACAGAACGTGATTTCGATTTC CTGAAGTTTCTCTCGTACGAGGAACTACAGCAACGAATGGCTAATTTGGATGCAGAAATGGAACGGGAAATTGACGAATTAAGAAGAAGGTACCAAACTAAGAGACAACCAATTCTTGATGCTATGGATACTAAGC